Proteins from a genomic interval of Flammeovirgaceae bacterium SG7u.111:
- a CDS encoding carbohydrate-binding domain-containing protein, whose translation MSHHLQKLNPFMKVMLAHLCLLLSLNLSHAQNDSTTIVDIAVENEDFSILVDALVRAGLVDALNGEGPFTVFAPTNAAFEKLFMDLGVDSVGDIPLDLLTTVLLYHVANPDVYSMDIEDGQELLTLANQTLEFTVDEMGIKVNDSNIDPADIIASNGVIHVIDMVLLPPPPTPITVYASGTEAKGGFASFKVYVNGDMVGEEVMTTNSIMPYSFETSLKPSEIENVAIHFFNDASEGRADRNLTVDLLKIGDMEFSPLASNVTYDRGELDGEDIATISPRKQMYWNGFLIFDVKSMMPVEGVKVKTSGTALDGEFAKFRVYVNGEIVGDTSSTASLEDYIFESTMGMDDVDTVIVEFYNDASRGAIDRNLNIESITVGSKTLVASSKSVTYDRGALDGEDITDFPGAMWWNGFLIFDFTDGMDEEMMIEEATIVAEEPSTKSTVAFSNGVKVYPNPVTDRLSVSYKLEKAGNVNLRIYEISGKTVFSESFQSEVGFGEKTIDISTLNLKTGIFFLNLSDCQNINENIKLIRY comes from the coding sequence ATGTCACACCATTTACAAAAACTCAATCCCTTTATGAAGGTGATGCTTGCTCATCTATGCCTTCTTTTGTCACTTAACCTTAGCCACGCTCAAAATGACTCGACTACTATAGTAGATATAGCTGTAGAAAATGAAGACTTCAGCATCCTTGTGGATGCCTTGGTCAGAGCAGGTTTAGTGGATGCATTGAATGGCGAAGGACCATTTACCGTTTTTGCACCAACTAATGCCGCTTTCGAAAAGCTATTTATGGATTTAGGTGTGGATAGTGTTGGAGATATCCCATTGGACTTGCTTACAACAGTGTTACTTTACCATGTAGCAAACCCAGATGTGTATTCTATGGATATTGAAGACGGCCAAGAACTCTTGACTTTAGCCAATCAAACGTTGGAGTTTACTGTTGATGAAATGGGTATAAAAGTAAACGATTCAAACATTGACCCAGCAGATATAATTGCTTCCAATGGTGTTATACATGTAATTGATATGGTATTATTACCACCACCTCCAACCCCAATTACGGTTTATGCCTCTGGCACCGAGGCTAAAGGAGGATTTGCTAGCTTCAAAGTATATGTGAACGGGGATATGGTTGGTGAAGAGGTAATGACTACAAATTCAATCATGCCTTATAGTTTCGAAACCTCTTTGAAACCTTCGGAAATTGAAAATGTGGCTATCCATTTCTTCAATGATGCATCTGAAGGAAGAGCTGATAGGAATTTAACAGTTGACCTACTCAAAATTGGTGATATGGAATTCTCTCCCCTAGCTTCTAACGTGACTTACGATAGAGGAGAACTTGACGGTGAGGATATTGCCACTATTTCTCCCCGTAAACAAATGTACTGGAACGGATTCTTGATATTTGATGTAAAATCAATGATGCCAGTGGAAGGTGTGAAAGTTAAAACTTCTGGCACTGCCCTTGACGGAGAGTTTGCCAAATTCAGGGTTTATGTAAACGGGGAAATAGTTGGGGACACCTCTTCTACAGCCAGCCTTGAAGATTATATCTTCGAATCGACCATGGGAATGGACGATGTAGATACGGTAATTGTAGAGTTCTACAATGATGCTTCAAGAGGGGCAATTGACAGAAACTTAAACATAGAATCGATTACTGTTGGCTCTAAAACGTTGGTAGCAAGCTCTAAATCGGTTACCTATGACAGAGGAGCCTTAGATGGTGAAGATATTACTGACTTTCCTGGAGCAATGTGGTGGAACGGTTTCCTAATCTTCGACTTCACCGACGGAATGGATGAAGAAATGATGATAGAAGAAGCCACAATAGTAGCTGAAGAACCTTCAACAAAAAGTACGGTAGCTTTTAGCAATGGAGTAAAAGTATATCCAAACCCGGTGACCGATAGATTAAGCGTTTCTTATAAACTGGAAAAAGCCGGCAATGTAAACCTAAGGATCTATGAAATTTCAGGAAAAACAGTCTTTTCAGAATCGTTCCAATCTGAGGTTGGGTTTGGAGAGAAAACCATAGACATTTCTACCCTAAACCTAAAAACTGGAATTTTCTTCTTAAATCTATCGGATTGTCAAAACATTAATGAGAACATCAAGTTAATAAGGTATTAA
- a CDS encoding M48 family metallopeptidase encodes MSQTLLYIIIAIVVAEFALERILDFLNQKNRSTKLPESLKGIYDDEKYAKSQKYSAAKDKLALYSSAVSLVAVIVMLLGGFAWLDSFVGTQTESSLLQTLLFFAIIGVGSDILGTPFGIYSTFVIEEKFGFNKTTPKTYIIDKIKGWVLGAIIGGLLLTVFIWFYEAFREYFWLYAWVIFMAFTIFITMFYTNLIVPLFNKLTPLEDGELRQAIEAYAKKVKFPLKNIMVIDGSKRSTKANAYFSGLGGAKNIVLYDTLIEKQETEELVSVLAHEVGHYKKKHTLQGLAISSATMLLTLYILNLVVDNPVLSQALGADAPSLHMGLIAFSILYSPLSTVTGLIMNVFSRKNEFEADEYAVKTSSGSALQSSLKKLSVDSLSNMEPHPAYVFFYYSHPPLLKRLDAMAKVKI; translated from the coding sequence ATGAGCCAGACATTATTATATATAATCATTGCCATAGTAGTGGCAGAATTTGCACTAGAAAGAATATTAGATTTTCTCAACCAAAAGAACAGAAGTACAAAGCTTCCCGAAAGTTTAAAGGGCATTTATGATGATGAAAAGTATGCCAAATCACAAAAGTACTCAGCTGCGAAAGATAAGTTAGCGCTTTATTCAAGTGCTGTAAGTTTGGTTGCGGTTATTGTCATGTTACTAGGTGGGTTTGCTTGGCTAGATTCCTTTGTGGGGACTCAAACTGAGAGTTCACTTCTGCAAACACTGCTTTTCTTTGCCATAATAGGAGTTGGTTCAGATATTTTGGGTACACCTTTCGGTATTTACAGCACCTTCGTTATCGAAGAGAAATTTGGGTTCAACAAGACTACCCCAAAAACATATATAATTGATAAGATAAAAGGTTGGGTGCTTGGTGCTATTATAGGAGGCCTGTTGCTAACCGTATTTATTTGGTTCTACGAAGCATTCAGAGAATACTTTTGGCTGTATGCGTGGGTTATTTTTATGGCGTTTACCATTTTTATTACCATGTTTTACACTAATCTTATCGTTCCTCTTTTTAATAAACTTACCCCGTTGGAAGATGGAGAGCTAAGGCAGGCTATTGAAGCTTATGCTAAGAAAGTAAAGTTTCCCCTCAAAAATATCATGGTAATTGATGGCTCAAAAAGATCTACCAAGGCAAATGCTTATTTCAGTGGATTGGGCGGGGCAAAGAATATTGTATTGTACGATACGCTTATCGAAAAACAAGAAACTGAAGAGTTGGTATCTGTTTTGGCACACGAAGTAGGGCATTATAAAAAGAAACATACGCTTCAAGGCTTAGCTATTTCTTCGGCTACCATGCTTCTTACTTTATACATTTTGAACCTTGTGGTTGATAACCCTGTGTTGTCCCAAGCATTGGGCGCCGATGCTCCCAGCTTGCACATGGGCCTAATCGCTTTTTCTATTTTATACAGCCCGCTCTCAACCGTTACTGGGCTTATAATGAATGTGTTTTCTAGAAAGAATGAATTTGAAGCAGATGAATATGCGGTTAAAACTTCTTCTGGTTCAGCTCTTCAATCTTCGCTTAAGAAACTTTCAGTAGATTCTTTGAGCAATATGGAACCTCACCCAGCTTATGTTTTCTTTTATTATTCACACCCTCCACTCCTCAAGAGGTTGGATGCCATGGCTAAAGTCAAAATATAA
- a CDS encoding response regulator produces MKENITLLYVDDEPINLELFEINFGIKYRVITALNGDEGLLKIAQNPDITIVISDMQMPGMNGVEFIGKAKSRNPELTCYILTGYALTEEIGNAIKRGEVSKYFGKPLDLVDLEESIDSCQKV; encoded by the coding sequence ATGAAAGAGAATATTACCTTACTTTATGTTGATGATGAGCCAATAAATCTTGAATTGTTCGAGATTAATTTTGGGATAAAATACCGAGTGATTACAGCCTTAAATGGCGATGAAGGGTTACTTAAAATAGCCCAAAATCCAGATATCACAATCGTTATAAGCGATATGCAAATGCCAGGGATGAACGGAGTAGAGTTTATCGGAAAAGCTAAAAGTAGAAACCCAGAGCTTACTTGTTACATACTGACTGGCTATGCACTTACCGAAGAGATCGGTAATGCGATTAAAAGAGGAGAAGTAAGTAAATATTTTGGAAAACCTTTGGATCTGGTTGATTTAGAGGAATCGATAGATAGTTGTCAGAAAGTTTAA
- a CDS encoding biopolymer transporter ExbD: MGFLKNRAKTEVSSGSMADIAFLLLIFFLVTTTIASDKGIYVQLPPKVEEPPVFDVKARNILDVRLNSKDLLLVEDEQIQLAELKRSVKNFIANNGEDLALSESPKKAIVSIKTDRGTSYEVYILVLDEIKKAYNELRAAHLGISIDEYLVLDKKGSEREKSMYQEAKEIFPYQVSDAGDW, from the coding sequence ATGGGATTTCTTAAAAATAGAGCAAAGACTGAAGTGAGCTCTGGTTCAATGGCAGATATTGCATTTTTGTTACTAATCTTTTTTTTAGTTACAACTACAATTGCTTCAGATAAGGGGATTTATGTTCAACTACCTCCTAAAGTAGAAGAACCTCCTGTGTTTGATGTGAAGGCAAGAAATATTCTTGATGTGAGGCTAAATTCCAAAGATTTACTATTGGTTGAGGATGAGCAAATTCAATTAGCAGAGTTGAAACGTTCTGTTAAAAACTTCATAGCAAATAATGGCGAAGACTTGGCTCTTTCGGAAAGCCCTAAGAAGGCGATCGTTTCTATCAAAACAGATAGAGGGACAAGTTATGAAGTATATATTTTAGTGCTCGATGAAATCAAAAAGGCATATAATGAGCTTAGGGCAGCTCATTTAGGAATATCTATTGATGAATATTTGGTACTTGATAAAAAAGGCTCTGAAAGAGAAAAGTCAATGTACCAAGAAGCAAAGGAGATTTTCCCTTATCAAGTTTCCGATGCAGGGGATTGGTAA
- a CDS encoding sialidase family protein has translation MKLLSAVIICILFYLHPTFSQNSPIISEEFIYGDALFEESNAATIVETDSGLVVAWYGIPEEKYNNVEIWLSRKEGGNWTDPIPIANGIQNTGESHPTWHPVLYQVPGRHLLLFYKVGPNSAEWWGMLKKSKDSGQTWRKAYRLPEDILGPISNKPILLPDSTLICPSSTEHNGWKVHFESSTDWGRTWAITAPINDKKHQIIQPSILRHPNDRLQALCRSKSGYILSSWSEDGGKSWSEPTSTGLPNPNAGIDAVTLKNGMQLLVYNHSHKQKNKSKGNRSPLNISISDDGIHWKAALILDKEKGEYSSPAVIQDSQGLVHIVYTWNRQKIKHVVIDPSKLKSKMIENEVWPH, from the coding sequence ATGAAACTCCTTTCTGCTGTTATCATTTGCATCCTATTTTATTTACATCCAACTTTTTCCCAAAACTCGCCAATTATATCAGAAGAATTCATTTATGGAGATGCTCTATTTGAAGAAAGTAACGCTGCAACAATTGTAGAAACCGACAGCGGATTGGTAGTAGCTTGGTACGGAATACCCGAGGAAAAGTACAATAATGTTGAGATTTGGCTAAGCCGAAAAGAAGGGGGAAATTGGACAGACCCAATACCTATAGCCAATGGCATTCAAAATACTGGAGAAAGCCATCCCACTTGGCATCCAGTACTATACCAAGTACCAGGAAGGCATTTGCTTCTTTTCTACAAAGTAGGTCCCAACTCTGCTGAGTGGTGGGGTATGCTAAAAAAATCTAAAGATAGTGGGCAAACTTGGCGTAAAGCTTACCGCCTTCCTGAAGATATTTTAGGACCTATATCAAACAAGCCTATACTTCTGCCAGACAGCACGTTAATATGCCCTTCCAGCACTGAACATAATGGATGGAAAGTACACTTTGAAAGTAGTACCGACTGGGGAAGAACTTGGGCTATTACTGCTCCTATTAATGATAAAAAGCATCAAATTATTCAACCAAGTATTTTACGCCACCCAAATGATCGATTACAAGCTCTTTGCCGAAGCAAATCTGGGTATATCTTATCCTCTTGGTCAGAAGATGGCGGCAAAAGTTGGAGTGAACCAACCTCAACTGGCTTACCAAACCCGAATGCAGGAATTGACGCCGTTACACTTAAAAATGGCATGCAACTACTTGTTTACAATCATAGCCATAAGCAAAAAAACAAATCAAAAGGAAATCGTTCCCCTTTAAATATTAGCATATCTGACGATGGAATACACTGGAAAGCGGCATTGATATTGGATAAAGAAAAAGGTGAGTACTCTTCTCCCGCAGTTATTCAAGATAGCCAAGGACTAGTCCACATAGTATATACATGGAACAGGCAAAAAATTAAGCATGTAGTGATAGATCCTTCTAAACTGAAAAGCAAAATGATAGAAAACGAGGTGTGGCCACACTAG
- a CDS encoding bifunctional acetate--CoA ligase family protein/GNAT family N-acetyltransferase, producing MKKLFHPASIAVIGASEKENTAGNQVFKNLKNAFGGKLFPINLNHDEILNTKAFTNIREVKEAVDLAVITLKPAQLSEVVKDCAKAGVEYVVLISENARNRGSFDTYTYEEKIKKLVERYKIRILGPNSIGLMSLHNKINASTAITTPKPGNIAFVSQSGALCNSILDWGLRENVGFSHFISLGDMIDINWGDLLLYLGDDPYTKAILLYMESVGNARAFLSAAREVALTKPIIMIKAGKTNAASRAAAFHTGAPAGADAVLDAAFRRTGVLRVETVAELFYMASLLSKQPTPRGNRIAIVSNAGGPAVLATDALMRNGAVLSVFHEKTVLALKKNNQLEGRKIANPLDLHRNAQPKTFVAALELVWKDPETDAILLIISPQFLLNIKDLSKQVIELSRKYNKPLIVSLMGGGLSQEGNVLLNKANIPVFSFPDTAAKLFGYMWKYAYNLKGIYETPRMLSSRPTEDLAIKKKVDLMLNICKKEKRKYLSEFESKAILSRYGLPVIPTQLATSEKEAVAKAEELGYPVALKVHADRLVHKARFGGVVLNLHSETAVRAAYQEIKNNIEKNRGEDVFLGVTVQKMFGRRGYELVVGSKTDEQLGPIMVFGNGGRNLEIYNDKAFGLPPLNTTLTRRMLEQTKIYRYLKENKKLSPQVFDKLENMMVQFSKLVIDFPQIKEIDLNPVVVSEHDIQILDAAIVLHPFKISKKELPKLAIRPYPTQYEHNWEMKSGEEIFVRPIMPEDEPLIIQFHKTLSDQSVYFRYFHSVSYDYRVSHDRLARICFVDYDREIALVALRPGAEGDTLLAVGRIVKMRTENECEFSITISDAMQGMGLGTHLLKKLIEVAKAEGLEKIKADILPENRSMRKVCEKLGFKLRLDMEEQMTKAELSLKDGK from the coding sequence ATGAAAAAACTATTTCACCCAGCCTCTATTGCGGTGATTGGGGCTTCTGAAAAGGAAAATACAGCAGGTAATCAGGTTTTTAAGAACTTAAAAAACGCATTTGGAGGAAAGCTTTTTCCTATTAATCTGAACCATGATGAGATCCTAAATACAAAGGCTTTTACGAATATTAGAGAGGTAAAGGAAGCTGTGGACTTGGCAGTGATAACCCTTAAGCCTGCGCAACTTTCCGAAGTGGTTAAAGATTGTGCAAAAGCAGGGGTGGAATATGTGGTTTTGATTTCGGAAAACGCACGAAATAGAGGGAGCTTTGATACTTATACTTATGAGGAGAAGATAAAAAAGCTGGTAGAAAGGTATAAAATCAGGATTTTAGGACCAAATAGTATAGGCCTGATGAGCTTGCACAATAAGATTAATGCATCTACAGCTATAACAACTCCAAAACCAGGAAATATTGCATTTGTGAGCCAAAGTGGAGCATTGTGTAATTCTATTTTGGACTGGGGCTTAAGGGAAAATGTGGGCTTTAGCCATTTTATTTCCTTAGGTGATATGATTGATATTAATTGGGGAGATTTGCTGCTATACTTGGGCGACGATCCATATACAAAAGCTATTTTGCTTTATATGGAGAGTGTTGGTAATGCAAGAGCATTTTTATCAGCGGCGAGGGAAGTGGCACTCACTAAGCCAATTATTATGATAAAGGCGGGCAAAACAAATGCTGCAAGCCGTGCGGCTGCGTTCCACACAGGTGCCCCAGCAGGTGCTGACGCGGTGCTGGATGCGGCTTTCAGAAGAACTGGTGTCCTTCGTGTAGAAACAGTTGCTGAGCTCTTTTACATGGCCTCATTGCTGTCTAAACAACCGACACCTCGTGGGAATAGGATTGCAATAGTAAGTAACGCTGGGGGGCCGGCAGTTTTGGCAACGGACGCTCTCATGCGCAATGGGGCTGTGCTTTCAGTTTTTCATGAAAAAACAGTGCTAGCCCTCAAAAAGAACAATCAGTTAGAGGGTAGGAAAATAGCTAACCCCTTGGATCTGCATAGGAATGCGCAGCCTAAAACATTTGTGGCAGCTTTAGAACTAGTGTGGAAAGATCCTGAAACAGATGCTATTTTGTTGATAATAAGTCCTCAGTTTTTATTGAACATTAAAGACTTATCAAAACAGGTAATTGAACTTTCAAGAAAATACAATAAACCGCTGATCGTCAGTTTGATGGGAGGGGGGCTAAGTCAAGAAGGAAATGTATTGCTCAATAAAGCAAATATTCCTGTTTTCTCTTTTCCCGATACGGCAGCCAAGCTTTTTGGCTACATGTGGAAATATGCATATAATCTAAAGGGGATTTACGAAACTCCAAGAATGCTTTCGAGTAGACCAACGGAAGATTTGGCTATTAAGAAAAAAGTGGATTTGATGCTAAATATTTGTAAAAAGGAGAAGAGAAAATATCTTTCTGAGTTTGAGTCCAAGGCAATTTTATCTAGATATGGTTTGCCAGTAATTCCGACACAATTGGCAACTTCAGAAAAAGAAGCTGTTGCAAAAGCAGAGGAATTGGGATATCCTGTCGCCCTGAAAGTACATGCTGATAGGTTGGTGCATAAGGCTCGGTTTGGGGGCGTGGTGCTTAATCTTCACTCCGAAACGGCAGTACGAGCTGCTTATCAAGAGATCAAAAATAATATTGAGAAAAATAGGGGTGAAGATGTCTTTTTGGGTGTGACCGTGCAAAAAATGTTTGGAAGGCGAGGGTATGAGTTGGTGGTCGGTAGCAAAACAGATGAGCAGTTAGGACCAATAATGGTTTTTGGTAATGGAGGTCGCAATTTGGAGATTTATAATGATAAGGCTTTTGGTCTTCCTCCACTTAATACCACACTCACGAGAAGAATGCTTGAGCAAACCAAGATCTATCGCTACCTAAAGGAAAATAAAAAGCTGAGCCCACAAGTGTTTGATAAACTGGAAAATATGATGGTTCAGTTTAGCAAATTGGTAATCGATTTTCCACAAATTAAAGAAATAGACTTGAACCCTGTTGTAGTTTCGGAGCATGATATTCAAATATTGGATGCAGCAATTGTTCTTCATCCTTTCAAAATAAGTAAAAAAGAGTTGCCTAAGTTGGCGATTAGGCCTTACCCGACCCAATACGAGCATAATTGGGAAATGAAAAGTGGGGAAGAAATTTTTGTAAGACCTATTATGCCAGAAGATGAGCCGCTTATTATCCAGTTTCACAAAACATTGTCGGATCAGAGTGTATACTTTAGATATTTTCATTCGGTTAGTTATGATTATCGAGTGTCGCATGATCGTTTGGCAAGGATCTGTTTTGTGGATTATGATAGGGAAATAGCTTTAGTAGCTCTTAGGCCTGGTGCAGAAGGAGATACGCTGCTGGCTGTGGGAAGGATCGTAAAGATGCGTACAGAGAATGAGTGTGAGTTTAGTATTACCATAAGTGATGCTATGCAGGGCATGGGGTTGGGAACTCATCTGCTCAAAAAATTGATTGAGGTGGCAAAGGCAGAAGGTTTAGAGAAGATAAAAGCAGATATTTTACCCGAGAATAGGTCAATGAGAAAGGTCTGCGAAAAGCTTGGTTTTAAGCTCAGGCTAGATATGGAAGAACAGATGACAAAAGCAGAACTTTCTCTAAAAGATGGAAAATAA
- a CDS encoding HNH endonuclease codes for MSSASQKVLILNADYRALSICSTHKAFLLVYLEKAEIVTKAAGRMLRTVTRTYDAPSVIRLFKYVNIPYKGVMMTRQNIFRRDNFTCVYCGVKENLTLDHVMPRSRGGKSSWTNLVTACQSCNSKKGDFTPEEIEMNLPYKPFKPTFVMFIKEYSGMGDDTWHPFLKVAN; via the coding sequence ATGAGTAGTGCATCGCAAAAAGTTTTGATACTTAATGCTGACTACCGCGCACTATCTATTTGCAGTACCCACAAAGCCTTCCTGCTGGTTTATCTTGAAAAAGCCGAAATAGTGACCAAAGCGGCGGGAAGAATGTTGCGTACTGTAACTAGAACATACGATGCGCCTTCGGTTATTCGGCTGTTTAAGTATGTGAATATCCCGTATAAGGGAGTAATGATGACCCGTCAAAATATTTTTAGGCGGGATAATTTTACTTGTGTTTATTGTGGTGTAAAAGAGAACCTTACGCTTGATCATGTAATGCCTCGATCGAGGGGCGGAAAGTCGTCTTGGACCAATTTGGTTACAGCTTGCCAAAGTTGTAATTCAAAAAAAGGTGATTTTACTCCTGAGGAAATAGAAATGAACCTTCCTTACAAGCCATTTAAGCCAACTTTTGTCATGTTCATTAAAGAGTATTCTGGTATGGGAGATGATACGTGGCATCCTTTCCTCAAAGTGGCTAACTAG
- a CDS encoding LptF/LptG family permease produces the protein MLRLKKIDKLILKSFLGPFLLAFSVVLFIFLTQFMIKNFKHFVGKGLPLEVYGELFFYFSLVLAPVALPLGVLLSSLMTFGTLGEHSELTAIKSAGISLIRILWPVGIFVMMLTFGAFYFNDQLAPKANLKAWSLLYDIKQKKPTLEFKEEVFYTDLPGYRIKIDKKIAETDSLEGIMIYNHRDRKGNVQVIMAKRGTMRTVGDKYLRLDLQDGTIYSEESVRKGKKKGQPTEYFRNKFDSSNFMFSLSSYGMKDTKEAFFAGHNYMKTTAQLAVEKDSSQQLYDMYMGKLYTSVLSYHTFWRQDDMKELRQKQAKEEEERELQRMNEEERMQFEQDKRREEEDLKKTRQLQEKEPQTSDVQGGHATVQLAAYSPPIKDDVKPKTIEVDTAKVREIMTDDPTSSELVKASSKVGSIYNLINTNVERSERQIKLVNNYRVDIYRNFTKTVAVFVMFLIGAPLGAIIKKGGLGMPILISIVFFVIYYIATILGEKYAKEMVIAPEIGCWAANFILFLFGLFFLRQARRDARLFDFDFYYVVFSNVKDYVMGKKKTVEKAPQLVK, from the coding sequence ATGTTAAGATTAAAGAAAATAGATAAACTGATTTTGAAATCATTTCTGGGGCCATTTCTATTGGCATTCTCAGTGGTGCTTTTCATTTTTCTTACTCAGTTTATGATCAAAAACTTCAAGCACTTTGTAGGCAAAGGCTTGCCACTAGAAGTGTACGGGGAGTTGTTTTTCTACTTTTCACTGGTGCTAGCACCGGTTGCATTGCCCTTGGGAGTGCTTCTTTCAAGCCTTATGACTTTCGGCACGCTCGGCGAACACTCGGAACTTACCGCTATTAAAAGTGCAGGTATTTCCCTTATCAGAATTTTGTGGCCTGTTGGGATTTTTGTGATGATGCTAACCTTTGGTGCATTTTATTTCAACGATCAGCTTGCCCCAAAAGCAAACCTAAAAGCATGGAGTTTACTATATGATATTAAACAAAAAAAGCCTACACTAGAGTTTAAAGAAGAAGTTTTTTATACCGACTTGCCCGGATACAGGATCAAAATAGACAAAAAAATTGCTGAAACAGACTCGCTTGAGGGTATAATGATCTACAACCATAGGGACAGAAAAGGTAATGTTCAAGTGATTATGGCCAAAAGAGGCACCATGAGAACTGTGGGCGACAAATACCTTAGGCTTGATCTTCAAGATGGCACAATCTATTCTGAGGAATCGGTTAGAAAGGGGAAGAAAAAGGGACAACCAACGGAGTATTTCCGCAACAAGTTCGACAGTTCTAATTTCATGTTTAGTTTATCCTCATATGGCATGAAGGATACTAAAGAAGCATTTTTTGCTGGGCACAACTATATGAAAACTACTGCCCAACTGGCTGTCGAAAAAGATTCGTCTCAGCAGCTTTACGATATGTATATGGGCAAACTATATACGTCAGTATTGTCATATCATACTTTTTGGAGGCAAGATGATATGAAAGAGCTGAGACAAAAGCAAGCAAAGGAAGAAGAAGAGAGAGAGCTGCAAAGAATGAATGAAGAAGAGCGCATGCAGTTTGAGCAAGATAAACGAAGAGAGGAAGAAGACCTGAAAAAGACTCGACAGTTACAAGAAAAAGAACCGCAGACTTCTGATGTGCAAGGTGGGCATGCCACCGTTCAACTTGCCGCATACTCTCCCCCTATAAAAGATGACGTGAAACCAAAAACAATCGAAGTAGACACAGCAAAGGTTCGTGAGATAATGACCGATGATCCTACTAGCAGTGAATTGGTGAAGGCATCGTCTAAAGTTGGAAGTATTTATAATTTGATCAATACGAATGTAGAGCGATCGGAAAGACAAATAAAACTTGTTAATAACTACAGGGTAGATATTTATAGAAACTTTACTAAAACGGTAGCGGTCTTTGTGATGTTCCTGATTGGAGCTCCCCTAGGGGCAATTATCAAAAAAGGCGGATTGGGAATGCCAATTTTGATTTCAATAGTCTTTTTTGTGATCTATTACATAGCCACTATTTTGGGTGAAAAGTATGCCAAAGAAATGGTAATTGCTCCTGAGATAGGCTGTTGGGCAGCAAACTTTATTTTATTCTTATTTGGACTATTTTTCCTAAGGCAAGCCCGCCGCGATGCTAGGTTATTCGATTTTGACTTTTACTATGTTGTCTTCTCAAATGTGAAAGACTATGTAATGGGTAAAAAGAAAACGGTAGAAAAGGCTCCCCAATTAGTAAAATAA
- a CDS encoding NAD(P)H-dependent oxidoreductase — MNPPADYSDLNALFLNCTLKKSPSVSHTEGLISVSRNIMEKNGVSTETVRPVDYDIAFGVYPDMTEHGWEKDEWPSLFKKVEAADILVIGTPIWLGEKSSICNQVIERLYAYSGILNKEGQYAYYGKARRDSYYW; from the coding sequence ATGAACCCACCTGCTGACTATAGTGATCTTAACGCTCTTTTTCTTAATTGTACACTAAAAAAATCGCCAAGTGTATCGCATACCGAAGGATTGATTAGTGTTTCAAGAAACATTATGGAGAAGAACGGGGTAAGTACAGAAACTGTTCGCCCTGTTGACTACGACATAGCCTTTGGGGTGTACCCCGATATGACCGAGCATGGTTGGGAAAAAGACGAATGGCCTTCACTATTCAAAAAAGTTGAGGCAGCTGATATTCTCGTGATAGGAACACCTATTTGGCTTGGTGAAAAATCCTCTATTTGTAACCAAGTTATTGAACGTTTGTATGCTTATTCGGGCATTTTGAACAAAGAAGGTCAGTATGCTTACTATGGGAAAGCTAGGAGGGACTCTTATTACTGGTAA